Part of the Nicotiana sylvestris chromosome 5, ASM39365v2, whole genome shotgun sequence genome is shown below.
tgtacttaccattttcttgcttttgaaggatgatcttacctacttccccttgcacatgcctcacaaactttgtcttccttgaacttgatattaggtaaccctatcaccaagtctttagagacaaatttgtttagctgatttagacttgcatgaccaagtcttttgtgccacaggaggggatcattaaccaacacacttaagcaagtgagttcattttctgagagagtagaaaaatctacaatgtaaatattgttaactctttttccctgcaaaataatcttgttagtggtaaggttaatcataaagcatttggtagaggtaaaaGCTACAAaattacctctgtcacacaattgtgacacacttattaggctatatttcaagccatatATCAGGTAGACATTCTCTATGGAATGAGAATCTATTttgcctacctttccaaccccaatgatcacACATTTCTTTCCATTACCAAAGGAGAtattacctccttttaagtcctcaagtgaaaggaactggtccttgttcccagtcatatgttttgagcagccactatccatataCCATATTTGGATCCTCCttttcacttggacctgcaaaaagaaatcaggggttagtcttaggaacccaaactagtttgggtccctttctataggcaaaaggatgAATCAGATTCCTTCTTGCCCACCCAGGcagcttgtttttctcttgaacaaagacattgttcttttgactggccttttcttttgcattacattcatttttgtaatggccatCCTTGCCACAATGTGTGCAGATTTTATTTTCAGGAAGAGTGGGGTACTTGCTTCTAgagtcccatagccaagtcctcttttgttgctactgtgatgctCTTGCAGTCAagagagtgcatcagaagccttgttccacttgcaagttctgtctagttcatgtttcacCTTTCCTAGATCTTCCTTTAGGACTTTGATGAGTTCatctttcttatacaattcatctttcatttttcccaagTTTTCTTATAGAGTGAGATatgtgtgatcaactttcttctttcctattcctagtttcagttttaagttttcagacctaagttctaggacactgttatcaagttcaagaacctggttcttcaactcagtatttgtgttatcactctcattagccctagactctagacttttgcattttgcttttaggatcacacattccctagacaggacttctttctcattgttaattatctcagactcatcaatgaagtctagtagTAGCTCAACCAacttttctttagacaaaaatttaatcttatttttgagatgaaggatacttacctcttgttcatcatttgattctccgatggccatcAGTGCTTGCTCTTCTTCAGCTTCATCTTCCGAATCTTCATATGAAATTTCTCCCCAAacagcaaccatagccttggtTGAACCTTTGTTCTtttttggttgaacctgttccttcttcctgttccttcgttcagccctttctttcttccactcaatttcccattgagggcagttcttgatcatgtgatcagtcttaccacacttgtagcaacCCACATTGGTCTGTTTCTTAGGAGCTCTTgacttgttgaaggttgtaccttttgaagaaccctttcctctcatcaggtactttttgaattctctagtgatcatagccatctcatcatcttccagatctgaaccttcagcaattctgagagcTAGGCTTCTCTCCTTCTTGGGtgtatccatcttcatggtttgccttctcagttcataagcagtaagatttccaatcagttcatccagtCTGAAAGTAGCAATATTCTTGGATTCCTGAATGACCGTGATTTTACTTTCCCATGAGACTAGCAGAACCCTTGTcaggattttctcaaccttgtcttcttcaataATAATCCTTCTAAgggacttaagttcatttgtcagtgtagTAAACCtagtatacatctcttggatagtttctccttccttcatagtaaaattctcatattgagaatacaacagtATTCCTCTGGATcttttcacttgaggtgttccttcatgagccacttgcaaagtgtcccatatctccttggcagTAGTACAACTTTGTATAATACTATACTCATCtagacctagtccacacacaagccatttcttggctttagcatttttctcccacttttttaggtcttcagcagtgcagtcagcccTTGTCTTTGGCACAACCACTCCTTCCTCATTTTTATTGTAGTTGCCAAAgtaccatcagtgactatgtcctagagttcatagtcttctcctatgatgtgatccttcatcctgttcttccaccaacaGTAGTACTGTCCATTGGATAGTGGAGGCCTggtagtggattgcccttcccagttcccaggtggtgcactcatgttgatcttttcctaaggtgttagcctcttcaaggataacctcctctaataccaattgatgttctaaacatcaataccacacaagaggagagggggtgatttgtgtggtacccaatttttcgatctagaagaacctggttcttctaggtgttctaactgctactgttgcggaattaaaagtacagaaaataaagaacacaaagagtTTTATGggaaaaacacctggctcaaaaggtgaaaaaaccacgacctactactcagtaggattttcccaaacatccactaaaatcactaagccaaaacagcatttgcaaaactctttgtaaacctaaggattaactctaatctctGTGTAGCACACAGCCTCAGCTGTTGCGACAccttcaagttagcctataacttgaacactcaaagtaccttttacaaatgcttctatgaaagatgaaaaggtacaactttaaaccacctactataattgaactagaataagaataaatacaacggaactggttcttctatctcgttcaagaagcttcaggtttgcacacttgaattacacacgaactgcttgcaaaaagtgttgctattttgctccctattcacgtttaacttctccGTATGTGCAACACCTGTAAAAAAGAACAATCACTACtatttaatgagttagtaatCAGACTTTGATTGAGACTCAATCGCTGATCTTCCATCAAAGTTGAGTCCTTGTTCAATACAAACTCCAACCCTATCATTTATCCGGATTGTGTGATTGTGTCCTCCTCCCGtaaggagactttctctcctcatccaatatgcaaccttttcgatcagttcaGGAGATATTGCTACTTGATTATtgagacttatctccttcacgtgtatcTCACATGTCTAGATTGATAAATACTATGCCTCACATGAtgaacctggtccatgactgagatCATTTGTCATTCTTAAAAACTTTACCtgaacttgggccaacaaatcgggatggaccaactcacaatccccaatagtatacgaccccacgctcgtcatcaagcgtgttcttcacctcaatatagcactacgatgggCAAATcctaggtttcaaaccctcagagcatcatttacaatcattacttacctcgaaccggctaaatctctagctcgcgatgccttcgCCCCTGGAATCGACCTCCACgcgcatcaaatctatccaaaatcagaacgagtacgtcaacatatgctaagggaacaaagcccaagcgaaaataatcaacaaatggcacaaatcccgaaattaccaaaacccgacccctgggcccatgtattgaaattcaaaaactttcacatcaatagattccttatctccctacgagttcatacatgtcaaaagttctcaaatccgaccccaaatggtctttCAAATTCACAATTAATGGCAtaagttctcaagccctagtttccccaaattttaacctttgatttcccTAATTTCTAGCCCTAATGCATGAATTAAttgcataggaatgagttttaggtccaaattccttacctcaatgaagttctcttgaaatccccctctcaaatcgcccaagaagctcccaagccgaagtcaaaaatggtgaaatagctaaatctcgcgaaatgaaataacttatatgctCTGCCCAGGTATTTTAGCATCTACGGTCCAAAACCctcttctgcggtaccgcatatgcggtcaaatCCTCCGCTTCTGCAGAATTCACTTACCTAGCCTACATCGCATCTGCGACCCAACTTCCgtatctgcgacatcgcagatgcggtcctacCGCTTCTGCGATCTCTGTTCATTTGGCCCTTTTTGGCTTCTGCAATAGATCACCCGcacgtgcggcaccgcacctgcggtccccaatccgcaggtgcgaaaataccagaagctgCAAATTCAACTGCTGCAACAAAAttccaacttctccgttaaccacccgaaatcatcccgaggcccccgggacctcaaccaaaagcacaaatataacccaataccttattaaaacttgttccaatcatcaaaacgcctcaaacaatatcaaatctaccaaatcacatcggattcaagcctaagtttctaaaatcttccaaaatacTCTTTTGATCAataacccaaccaaaccacgtccgaatgacctgaaattttatacaaacatcccaaatgacacaacggagctactgcaactctcggaatcccattccgacccctatatcaaaatcttgcctaccaaccggaaatcgccaaaatatcaacttcgccaattcaagcctaagactactccaaccctccaaaatctattccgattacactcctaagccataaatcacctctcgaataaccgaaccatcgaaactcgcatccgagccctctaacacataaaccaacatctggttgacttttccaacttaacttccttaaaagagactaagtgtctcaatccttaccaaaatcattccggactcgatccgaccaacccgataccataaaacacggataacgaagcataaagaagcagaaatgggaaaacggagcggtaactcatgagacggctagccgagtcgtcacatcctccctgtgagcacgtgatttttgccctatatgaattactcccataaattcaaaacaaaataatttttccatttgtttgcaatttcgtagatttttgtttattattgtttgcatttgtctgtgcatgtttattgtatttaattaatgaaaaatacaaaaatatgctgcatgtgcatttaggatttaaatttgcatttttaagaattaattagtaattagttattttataaaaaaaaaagggaaaatcacaaaaatagtttaatttgcactctttaattttaactttgattttgagtagttttcttttaatttatttttaattaattgtgataattgttatttaggtttaattaatgTTTTCAGGTAATTAAGTtctaggatttaatttagattttaatttaattttgaaaaaagaagataaaaaattattttgaaaaaaaagggaattgaAAAGTTAGAAAGTTGGGCTGTCTTGTTTTAATTTGTCCAAGCCCAATGTGAATTCCCTCACCCCAGCCCAAATACCCGCCCGATACCCGACCAAAACCAGTCCAGTCGCCCCACTCGGTCCAATCTCGACCATGGCaaaaaacgaccccgtttaactagtTTTCAATCCCAGCAGTCGAGGTTTCTCGATCAAACGGCTGGGAACACGGGTCCCTAGGTATATTAATGTCCAAACGCTTTCCACCACCCCTCACTTGTCTTCCTCACTCCTCAGAAACATAAGTTGTTGGTTCCTCTAATCTTATTATCTTAGTTCAGATCACCAGAAACTAAAGGTTTTGCCTTCTGGGTTAAAAATGAATTGAATCGTGGGTATTTAAAGTTGGGTTTGAATTTGATTTGGGAATACTGTTTCATTGCTGGGTACTGGACTGTTTCTGCTGCTGACTCTCTACTGATCCTCCATTTTTTTGCTCTTTCAATATCCAGGTACATTTCTTCTGAATTCTATCTAATGTGAAGTCCAATTTGAAGATGGAAATAAAAACAGAATTGAAAGCATGGCAATAGCTCTATTTATACCACGATTGTATTTCTCTCATGATGTTTGTGCTTTCTGTCACTTGATTTGCAATGTATTCTAGCTAGTTTCTGTTTTGAATAGCTGATTTCCCATAGTTGTATGCGGTTAGGGACTATTGGAATGTTATGTTAAAGGATTCAGACATTTTAAAAAATGCCTTAAGGTTGCTTTAGCCTTAGGCGAAATGAGTAACCATACTCAGtattaatttcatgtttaatttggTGTAAAGAGGCTAAGGGCAAAAATGGTGTTGCTTGATGTGCTGTGTAATAGTTAAGTTGAAACCACGAAAAGACCAATTTGGTTTTCTTGGTTCCTCTTGCTGGATCGAAAGTTTAATTGGGCCTATGCTTgatcctttgtttttttttgtttagagTTTGTCTGGGGTTCTTCATGACTGTGATGTAGAGTCAGTGGTTAGCCTTTGTTTTCTTAGGGGTATGGGTATTGGTGAAATGATATTTTCAGAGTTATAAGATTCCTAGAGTTGATCTATTATTACTTTGGAGACCAATGTTGTAGAATTAATTCACTGTTAATTATGCTTTTCAATTCATGATAAGTTTGGCAGATTCTGCTACATTTCAATGATGAGTCAAACTGTGTATGAGCTTTATAACATCAATTATTACATCTTTGTTATGGAATGTGATTTGGCATCAAAAATACACTGCGTATCTGTTTAAAATTGGAAAAATGGTCAGTACTTGTTTTGACCTCAAGGTTTCTCCTAAAAAACACAATTTGCTTCAGGTAATGGCCATGCATCACGTAACTGGGCCTTTGTCATTGGCCTAGTTGTGTTTGAGGCCCCTTAGTTGATCCCGTCCGATTTTGGGCTCTTCCTGGAGTCCAATTCCCTTTTTAATGGTTTGGTTATTGTTACTTGAGTCTGAAGTTTTCTTCTTTTCCAAATGTAGGCCAATTTAGTGATTGCATAGGTTGTTCGTAGCCATTTATACAGAATTTAGTTAAAACCCGAACTCCTTACTTTTTTAAGTAGCGGAGGTGAGCCATACTAGATAACATCAATAGATTATGGCCCTCCAAAACTTTGTTTGAATTCCCTTTAGAATTGGAATTGAGGtaccgtgccaaataaaatcttaaaatgcatggccctcgcttagttaatattttaatccttagaattcgaggcgtgccatctagcgaaatttccatggccctcgcaaagctgcAAATGCGTTAGTTGCTTTAAGTGCGTAttgtaataatattaccttcctaaacacgagtgtgtatttcatgtgacccaaatcaaatcctaaaacgttgaataaaatatgtttaaggttgcgggtgcatttcatgtggcgcgatccaaaaacgtgttttaaacgacgttcaatcttcttttaaAGTTGAATAGaaacggttaaaagttaaaaatgtgcataggtttaaaagtgtactaaaatcagataataagccaattataacagttgagcaaccgtactagaaccacggaatctgggagtgcctaaaaccttctcctgggttaacagaattccttacctggatttctatgttcgcggactgtaatacatagtcaatcttttcctcgattcgagatttgaaccggtgacttgggacaccataaatctcccaagtggcaacccTGAATCTCTTAACAAtgaatcccgttttgattgtcactttaagttggaaaaactcccttttatgcctctttacgggggtgtagtgaaaaaggaggtgtgacagctctggcgactccactggggatcgaacccagaatctctggtttagggttcaagaattcgagcttaaaataattgttatagttggctttatccattatctgattttgttacatgatctgggcctaatgtgctaattgattgcttttaccgctttgatattccgtgaactgtatataaactttTGCGaactccctcttctctctgagtcttctaaatcatgaagaggtgtgcacttcgtgtgacttcttttctattagagtcatattccaaaactagaatgaggttcggacaagttgcaaagccagtgaagcttctatattcccggtacgctgccccccagcccgagctgtccgctcgggtaagccaagtctagaacaaataaacccaggtttttaaacctagtataacaatacctcatgccgtatccctagtaggaacgtttgtttgcatcacgtgcattttgactttagagactcaacacaggggttgggtctgtctaggacaggtgcacccgaaataaaaagaccatcctgatgcatcttacttgctacttgtgcatttatttgcttcggatttgcatgctgaccggcttttgaataaaagggagagaatttggaaaagaaaatagcagtgtgaggTAATTACCTGCGGTGAAAACCAATGTCCCTAAagtatactgaaactctgccgaaattttgaaaaaagaggggaattttgtggattttaaagaaaaatagaaaatatatcCTTGTGCttttgggaaaagaaaaagaagttgggTTTATTTTCTTAAATGTTTTTttccgaactacgctagtttgattctcacagggtgtgagatacgtaagcaaccctcattgggtccaacttcctttttgcaaaaataacacaaaagaacaaaaatttactttaatttgaaaataattagggtgatgccattcttgtcagaaatagccaaatatccctaaaagggcgccggaaggctgtttttgcaagaacaaccacttttagtcacttttaaaggttttggctggttagctgaCATAGccttaaaattttcattttcgaagtgctgaaaggccgtattggcaaagccggatatttgtgtgaaaattttggaaaaaaagatggtcatttttcttgagtcaaaacgagtcatagtttccctttaattaaaatcaccttaataaatgtgcaggatgagcacaatgcaaaatgaacctttctctgtccgtgaagagatccatttggagctacatatgtggtggcatgatttgggggaaagTAGTAGAAAGgctgtgacaaaagcattgggtggtcttatcgggctcttgaaggttaagccaagaaaagacgtgattgaggccttgataccattctgggacccagcgcataatgtatttcactttgctgatttcgagttaactcctacactggaagagatagcaggctatgccggtttcAAAGGGAATTttagaagtcaatacccggtggcGCCGAGAACAGTAACCCCTTATAaaattttggacttgttaagcatcagtcgtgacatccgagacggaaatttggccaaaggattctataccttctactttctgtatcgacgttatgggaatccccgtggcttcgaaacgccagataccggtcttactcacgtgGGAAActaagacaagtgggaagcttggAGAGGAcgggtattttggtttgccctagaaaagacgggaacatagagttgggacttGTAGGGATAGCCgattttatgatgaaaaaggcaaatgggactatagtgccgctgatcttggcggaaatttaccgagctctgacccaTTTTCGAGAAGGAgagaagttctttgaagggtgcaatatgcttctacaactatggatggaggaacacctttgccaccgtcccggatacttgaattgtggtatgactgaccttgaatgcatcgaaaaacatgaaaagcgggtagagggttatgagttcccggatggtacagaagCATGGCATGGTCATTTGAGATCTCtgactgcaaacaagatcgaATGGTCGATCGGGTGGCTCTCGATcagtgaagtaatctatatgtcggctgaggcatgttttttgctgttgatgggtcttcagagtattcagccttatgctccgcacagagtcttacgtcagttaggccgataccagaccatcccacacgatgaagATTTAAGTCAGCAGGTCATTGAGTTAGAGCCAAAAGCTAccttcccagaagaaaaagtgcatcggatttggcatcattgcagattcttagggcctaatactcaagtacgagatctatccagaggtgaggtggagcccagttatattgcttggtatggtaaaagatcccgagttcaacatgatcccgaaaggcccgcaaagagaccccatgtccaacattTCACCGACGAAGTACAGGTGCAAgagactggttggccaaagaaaacgagtatagggctaccataagcaaattggaaaaacaagtcagggatcttcagtttgaaaatagctTGCAAGCCGCGGCAGAcggaggagaaaagaaaaagctagccatagaaaatgaggccctttgagcccagattcagaaaatgaaaatagcggcagaaaacccagcccgaagtgccaaagatgagaaactcatagctaactagaggcagaaagtgagtgactatagttttgatttgaacaaagcagaaagtgaactagccaaggctcgaaaatAGTTGgttaaaaatgcagatgaacgagcGCGCCTGGtcaagcagttgaaagaaaagtacgatgaTGAGGTTgcaggattaaagaaaagggtcatcgccacggaaaacaaaatgatcaaacagtcgaaagacttcaaggttgaaagagaacattgttatacatcattggcacaattagaaatagattttcAACAACTTCtggagcagaatcatgtggccgagcaaacttcGGAAGCCAGGGCTCAGCAGATCGGGCGGTTGCTACAAGAAAAaagtgtcataagagagagaattagaaacatcgccaattacatcgttatgaagtgccaagtctatgaggatatgactcgcactaccttcttcgcggcagtgatgacattcgttaagcagataatgagtgacttggactgatttcaaagggatcttgcatataggcctgcGGCGAGactgaatgatgtcccgcgggcaccaggagcattgatgtattcatgatttttcatttgagtctgtatttcatttttgtttagagtctgtcagttgtgttgagtctgtattttctttctgcggGAGTCTGTCATTTGTTGTCGAGTCTGCATTTTCTtctgttggagtatgatagtttatttttagagtctgtatttcatcttttcatcagcatctgttagtttctcttggagtctgttagtgttgagtctttgtaatcaaagcgtttgctttttatgaaaattgaaaatcccaaaaaatgttttattatttacttatctcccagaactacgctcggtctgattcatgtgcggtcatgatacgtaggtaatctccataggattcgaccataaccaaagaaaaagagaggaaaataagagagaaaaaagaaaataaaaagagagaaaataagagaaaagaaacaatggcaaaacaagagggaaatgaaaaaaagaagagcaAATGCCAgaatgaaaagaaagagaaaaaaaggaaagctGTAAGTGGAAAAGCCGGGTTGACGCAAgaagccgatcaaatgcatgatagaaacgattaactgcttaggtgcattcattccccaaatgtgcggttaccaatttgttaaagccctaaccactaacaaggttgttgttgatgtattgagtccatgcaggtggttagttgatcggCATTCTAAAAACTCACTCATACAATACCCGATCAAAAGATAAGTTGAACATGACCAACCAAGAATTGgaggcaagtattgttgacccgtcaaaagaggtggaagaattggatgttaatgcaatgaaggaagagatgtataagttaaagcaacagatggctgaaatgtaccaagcctgggcaaaggggcatccaccaccggtttatcccgccaacccagcttatatcccaccatcggcccaacctcaggagcctcccactgtgaactcatctccagcctttcccctctaccaacaatgctatggcaccacttcccatacttctcaagctccaccacccaaacaattctcataccctcctccaccaatcactcctATTTTTGTGGTACCTCCACCCGCTGCATTACACTGATCTTCCAGTAAACCTctattccagactcacgacaaccagtattatccccctgaacccaccttcaaaatcCTGGAACCAtgttcttacacccctcatcttgatctccctgcagagaccgagaagccacctaaaaatcccgagcatgaagagatgatcagaaaggtcaaaagcttagaacaatcgttcagagataa
Proteins encoded:
- the LOC138868652 gene encoding uncharacterized protein — encoded protein: MDRVVVPKTRADCTAEDLKKWEKNAKAKKWLVCGLGLDEYSIIQSCTTAKEIWDTLQVAHEGTPQVKRSRGILLYSQYENFTMKEGETIQEMYTRFTTLTNELKSLRRIIIEEDKVEKILTRVLLVSWESKITVIQESKNIATFRLDELIGNLTAYELRRQTMKMDTPKKERSLALRIAEGSDLEDDEMAMITREFKKYLMRGKGSSKGTTFNKSRAPKKQTNVGCYKCGKTDHMIKNCPQWEIEWKKERAERRNRKKEQVQPKKNKGSTKAMVAVWGEISYEDSEDEAEEEQALMAIGESNDEQEVQVKRRIQIWYMDSGCSKHMTGNKDQFLSLEDLKGGNISFGNGKKCVIIGVGKEHKDEAIGLVKELTESPTQVKVASKEGTCPSNQSNLTGGTNQGEIESNLLEELVHEPVPQQ